Proteins from a single region of Stutzerimonas stutzeri:
- a CDS encoding ABC transporter ATP-binding protein, with translation MLTFENVSTFYGKIQALHDINVQVEQGEIVTLIGANGAGKSTLLMTLCGSPQASSGSIRFQGEELVGKQTCDIMRKAIAVVPEGRRIFARLTVEENLSMGGFFTGKTDFQEQLDKVLGLFPRLKERYQQRGGTMSGGEQQMLAIARALMSKPKLLLLDEPSLGLAPIIIQQIFEIIEQLREDGVTVFLVEQNANQALKLADRGYVLENGHIVMQGSGHDLLTDPKVRDAYLGG, from the coding sequence ATGCTGACTTTCGAAAACGTCTCGACCTTCTACGGCAAGATCCAGGCCCTGCACGATATCAACGTGCAGGTGGAACAAGGCGAAATCGTCACCCTGATCGGCGCCAACGGTGCCGGCAAATCGACCTTGCTGATGACCCTCTGCGGCTCACCGCAGGCATCCAGTGGCAGCATTCGCTTCCAGGGTGAAGAGCTGGTTGGCAAACAAACCTGCGACATCATGCGCAAGGCCATCGCCGTGGTTCCCGAGGGCCGGCGGATCTTCGCTCGCTTGACCGTGGAGGAAAATCTCTCAATGGGCGGGTTCTTCACCGGCAAGACGGACTTCCAGGAGCAGCTGGACAAGGTGCTCGGACTGTTCCCGAGGCTAAAGGAACGCTACCAGCAACGCGGCGGCACCATGTCCGGCGGCGAACAACAGATGCTCGCCATCGCCCGCGCGCTGATGAGCAAACCCAAGCTGCTGCTGCTCGACGAGCCATCGCTGGGCCTGGCGCCAATCATCATCCAGCAGATCTTCGAGATCATCGAACAGCTGCGCGAGGATGGCGTGACGGTGTTCCTGGTCGAGCAGAACGCCAACCAGGCACTCAAACTGGCCGACCGCGGTTACGTGCTGGAAAACGGTCACATCGTCATGCAGGGCAGCGGTCACGACCTGCTGACCGATCCAAAGGTACGTGACGCCTACCTGGGCGGATGA
- the livG gene encoding high-affinity branched-chain amino acid ABC transporter ATP-binding protein LivG — translation MSRPILEVRGLMMRFGGLLAVNDVGLTVHDKQVVSMIGPNGAGKTTVFNCLTGFYQPTAGEILLDGTPIHGLPGHKIARQGVVRTFQNVRLFKDMTAVENLLVAQHRHLNTNFLAGLLKTPAFRKSERAAMDFAAHWLEQVNLTDVANRPAGTLAYGQQRRLEIARCMMTRPRILMLDEPAAGLNPKETEDLKALIAMLRDEHGVTVLLIEHDMKLVMSISDHIYVINQGTPLADGSPEQVRNNPDVIKAYLGEA, via the coding sequence ATGAGCCGCCCGATTCTAGAAGTACGCGGCCTGATGATGCGCTTCGGCGGCCTGTTGGCTGTCAACGACGTGGGGCTGACGGTACACGACAAACAAGTGGTCTCAATGATCGGCCCGAACGGTGCCGGCAAGACCACGGTGTTCAACTGCCTGACCGGCTTCTATCAGCCGACCGCCGGGGAAATCCTCCTCGACGGTACGCCGATTCACGGCTTGCCCGGCCATAAGATCGCTCGCCAGGGCGTAGTGCGCACCTTCCAGAATGTCCGTTTGTTCAAGGACATGACGGCGGTGGAAAACCTCCTGGTGGCGCAGCATCGTCATCTGAACACCAACTTCCTCGCCGGTCTTCTGAAGACACCGGCATTTCGCAAGAGCGAGCGCGCAGCAATGGACTTCGCCGCGCACTGGCTGGAGCAGGTTAATCTGACCGACGTTGCCAACCGTCCGGCAGGCACCCTCGCCTACGGCCAGCAGCGCCGTCTGGAGATTGCCCGCTGCATGATGACGCGCCCGCGCATCCTCATGCTCGACGAACCGGCAGCCGGTCTGAACCCCAAGGAAACCGAGGATCTCAAGGCGCTGATCGCCATGCTGCGCGACGAACATGGCGTCACCGTGTTGCTGATCGAGCATGACATGAAGCTGGTCATGAGCATTTCCGACCACATCTACGTGATCAACCAGGGCACGCCGCTGGCCGATGGTTCGCCCGAACAGGTGCGCAACAACCCGGACGTGATCAAAGCCTACCTGGGGGAGGCGTAA
- a CDS encoding high-affinity branched-chain amino acid ABC transporter permease LivM, which translates to MRGNLRIAFFSALLVIAVAVPVFGLKLTTVGIRVEVHGAEIGTFWIIAACAVAMFVWQLFRTHLAAGWAASPNLPTVPAGAGNFLTLPSTQRWIILALVMVALVWPFYGSRGAVDIATLILIYVMLGLGLNIVVGLAGLLDLGYVGFYAVGAYTYALLSHYYGVGFWTALPIAGAMAALFGFLLGFPVLRLRGDYLAIVTLGFGEIIRILLRNMTSVTGGPNGISGIDKPTLFGLSFDRRAAEGMQTFHEYFGVAYNSVNKVIFLYLIALLLVLLTLFVINRLLRMPIGRAWEALREDEIACRALGMNPTVIKLSAFTLGATFAGFAGSFFAARQGLVSPESFTFIESAIILAIVVLGGMGSQLGVILAAIVMILLPELMREFSEYRMLMFGALMVLMMIWRPQGLLPMQRPHLELKQ; encoded by the coding sequence ATGAGGGGCAATCTCCGTATAGCCTTCTTCAGCGCCCTACTGGTCATCGCCGTGGCGGTGCCGGTGTTCGGCTTGAAGCTCACCACCGTCGGCATCCGCGTCGAAGTTCATGGCGCCGAGATCGGTACTTTCTGGATCATCGCCGCCTGCGCCGTGGCCATGTTCGTCTGGCAGCTGTTCCGCACGCACCTGGCCGCCGGCTGGGCTGCGAGCCCCAACCTGCCAACCGTGCCTGCCGGCGCCGGCAATTTCCTCACGCTGCCCTCGACCCAGCGCTGGATCATCCTGGCACTGGTGATGGTTGCACTGGTGTGGCCGTTCTATGGATCACGCGGTGCCGTGGATATCGCTACGCTGATTCTGATCTACGTGATGCTCGGCCTCGGGCTGAACATCGTCGTGGGCCTGGCCGGCCTGCTGGATCTGGGTTACGTCGGCTTCTACGCCGTGGGCGCCTACACCTACGCATTGCTCTCGCACTACTACGGGGTCGGTTTCTGGACCGCTCTGCCCATCGCGGGTGCGATGGCAGCGCTGTTCGGCTTCCTGCTGGGCTTTCCGGTGTTGCGCTTGCGTGGTGACTACCTGGCCATCGTGACCCTCGGCTTCGGCGAGATCATCCGCATCCTGCTGCGCAACATGACCAGTGTCACCGGCGGCCCGAACGGCATCAGCGGTATCGACAAACCGACCCTGTTCGGCCTGTCGTTCGACCGCCGTGCTGCCGAGGGCATGCAAACGTTCCACGAGTACTTCGGCGTGGCCTACAACTCGGTGAACAAGGTGATTTTCCTCTACCTGATCGCCCTGCTGCTGGTGCTGCTGACCCTGTTCGTGATCAACCGGCTGCTGCGCATGCCGATCGGTCGCGCCTGGGAGGCCCTGCGCGAAGACGAGATCGCCTGCCGCGCGCTGGGCATGAACCCTACCGTGATCAAGCTTTCGGCGTTTACCCTCGGCGCGACCTTCGCCGGTTTCGCCGGCAGCTTCTTCGCCGCGCGTCAGGGGCTGGTATCGCCGGAATCCTTCACCTTCATCGAGTCGGCGATCATCCTCGCCATCGTGGTGCTGGGTGGCATGGGCTCGCAGCTTGGGGTAATCCTCGCGGCGATCGTGATGATCCTGCTGCCCGAGCTGATGCGCGAATTCAGCGAATACCGCATGTTGATGTTCGGTGCGCTGATGGTGCTGATGATGATCTGGCGTCCACAAGGCCTGCTGCCGATGCAACGCCCGCACTTGGAGTTGAAGCAATGA
- the livH gene encoding high-affinity branched-chain amino acid ABC transporter permease LivH, with protein sequence MPDLYHYLQQLINGLTVGSTYALIAIGYTMVYGIIGMINFAHGEVYMIGSYVTFIAIVGLSMMGLDALPILMIGAFVAAMIVTSAYGYSIERVAYRPLRGSNRLIPLISAIGMSIFLQNVVLLAQDSKDKAIPNLMPGNLVIGESAMNGVVISYMQILIFVVTFVAMYGLTMFISRSRLGRACRACAEDLKMANLLGINTNSIIALTFVIGAALAAVAAVLISMQYGVINPHIGFLAGIKAFTAAVLGGIGSIPGAMLGGLVLGVAEAFGADIFGDQYKDVVAFSLLILVLLFRPTGILGRPEVEKV encoded by the coding sequence ATGCCTGACCTTTACCACTACTTACAACAGCTGATCAACGGGCTGACCGTTGGCAGCACCTACGCGCTGATCGCCATCGGTTACACGATGGTTTACGGCATCATCGGCATGATCAACTTCGCCCATGGCGAGGTGTACATGATCGGCTCGTATGTCACCTTCATCGCGATTGTCGGCCTGTCCATGATGGGCCTGGACGCGCTGCCGATCCTGATGATCGGCGCGTTCGTCGCTGCCATGATCGTCACCAGCGCCTACGGCTACAGCATCGAACGGGTCGCCTACCGTCCGCTTCGCGGCAGTAACCGGCTGATTCCGCTGATCTCTGCGATCGGCATGTCGATTTTCCTGCAGAACGTCGTGCTGCTGGCCCAGGACTCCAAGGACAAGGCGATCCCCAACCTGATGCCAGGCAATCTGGTCATCGGCGAGAGCGCCATGAACGGCGTGGTGATCTCCTACATGCAGATCCTGATCTTCGTGGTCACCTTCGTCGCCATGTACGGGCTGACGATGTTCATCTCCCGGTCACGCCTGGGTCGCGCCTGCCGCGCCTGCGCCGAAGACCTGAAGATGGCCAACCTGCTGGGCATCAACACCAACAGCATCATCGCCCTGACCTTCGTCATCGGCGCTGCACTGGCAGCCGTTGCGGCGGTGCTGATCAGCATGCAGTACGGGGTGATCAACCCGCACATCGGCTTCCTTGCCGGCATCAAGGCTTTCACCGCGGCAGTGCTAGGCGGTATCGGCAGCATTCCGGGCGCCATGCTCGGCGGGCTGGTACTTGGCGTGGCCGAAGCTTTTGGTGCGGACATCTTCGGCGACCAGTACAAGGACGTCGTGGCCTTCAGCTTGCTGATCCTCGTGCTGCTGTTCCGCCCGACCGGCATCCTCGGTCGTCCGGAGGTGGAAAAGGTATGA